The nucleotide window CGCCGACCAGACCAACCTGCTGGCGTTGAACGCGGCGATCGAAGCCGCCAGGGCGGGTGAGGTCGGACGCGGCTTTTCCGTGGTGGCCGACGAGGTGCGCAAGCTGGCGGAGAGTACCCGCCAGGCGACGCACCAGATCCAGACAATGCTGCATCAGCACAAACAGTAAGCGGGTCGGGAGCTGCCGTCCTGGCCGCTCCCGATGCGTTCAGAACGGCACCGCCACCACCAGTTGGCTGTAAACGTTGGTGCCGTTGCCGCCCACCTGATTACCGCCGTTGCTGTCGTCCTTTTCCGGCTTGTACAAGCCCACCAGCGGCGTGACGATCAGGTGCTCGTTCAGCGCCCATTCCACGTACAGGTCCAGCTCACGGCCGTCGAGGTTCAATGCCTGGCGGGTATGCAGGGTCTTGTAGTCGAAGAGCAGCGCGCCGAGGGTCACCGTTTCCGTCGGCTTGAGCTTGAGGCCGGCGTGCTGGATGGCGGTATTGCTGTTGAACGGACCGGAATAGTTGGCGGCCACCTCGCCTTGGAACCAAGTGCCGTAGCCACGGCTCAGGCCGTTGAACATCGAGTCCCAGTTCTGCGAGTAGCGGCTGTAGCGATAGGTCAGATCGGGTGTCCAGGGCAGGTCGGCGAACGTGTAGCCCGCCTCGGTGTACCAGGCTTTCTCCGGGCCGGCATCCTTGTCCTGCCAGGCGTATTCGAAGGCGAAGTGGGCGTTTTCGATGCCGGCGTTGCCGCTGCCGCGCAGGCTGTAGATGTCCATGCCTTCGCGCTGCTTCTGGAAGTCGCTGGCGTAGTGGTCGTCGACATCAATGCCATGGATATAGGTCAAGCCCAGGGTGCCGGGCGCGCGGGTGTATTCCAGGGTACCGGCGGCCATTTCTGTGTTGGCCTGGGCGCGGTTATCGGACTTGATCCACATCAGGCTGCCATGCACGCCTTCCTTGCCGCCCAGGCGCAGCACGGCGGTCTTGTCGAAGGCGTGACGGGCCGCCAGGTAATAGGCGCCGCCGCGATTGAACTCGCCATCCGCCGGACCTTTGCCCAGGTTCAAGCCGTCGTCGTTGATGATGAAACCATCGCCCAGGGTGATCACCTGGCGACCATAGGACAGATCGACGCCATCCTTGCCCAGGACCGGAAACAGATCTCCCGAACGCCAGCCGGCGAAGGCTTCATCGAACTTGGTGGTGCGTTCGGAACCGTCGCTCAGGCCGGCCGGATCGCCATCGCCCCAGGTGCCGGAACTGACTAGATTGGCGGTGCCGTAGACACTGCCCGTGCCCGCCAGGGTCTGCTCGATACTCAGGCCATACTTGATGAAACCTTCCCGCCAGCTCGAACCGCCGGCGGTGCCGTCGTAGTTCTTGCGGCTGTTGAACATCCCGTAGACCGCCAGGAAGTTGCCGGTGACGGTGGTGTCTTCGTCGGTGTAAAGCTCATAGGCCTGGGCCGAGGGTCCGGCGACCAGCAAGGCGATGCCCAGGCCGATGGCGCGGCGCAGCAGTGGTGTGTGGCGTGTGTGCTCCATGGTGTTTCCCCAGTGTGGTTGGATGGCAGAGCACGCATTAAGGCGAGCAGGAACCGGGGAAGTCTTTCACCTGGCTGCCAGGGAATTGACCCAGCCCGCCAGGTGACGGACGCTGGCAGGCAGCAACAAAACCGGCGGCAGACATGGGCAAGACGCCCGGGACGGGGGCGGCGCAAAGTGAGGCTGCACGCAACGCCGTTTCGATCAGGGACTGGCTGGGGAGCTTGAATGCCGGCTCCTGGACGGCTGTGGCATCCATACTAAAAATCCGCTTTTCGAGGATCTGCACCATGTCGATCAATGACCGGCTCACCGTCCACCTGAACCGGGGTACGGTGGGCTTTCCCACCGCCCTGGCCAGCACCATTGGCCTGATCATGGCCAGCCCGGTGATTCTCACCGCGACCATGGGTTTCGGTATCGGCGGCAGCGCGTTTGCCGTGGCCATGCTGATCGCCGTGGTGATGATGCTGGCCCAGGCGACCACGTTCGCCGAGGCCGCATCGATCCTGCCCACCACCGGCTCGGTGTATGACTACATCAACTGCGGCATGGGGCGCTTCTTTGCGATCACCGGCACGCTGTCGGCCTACTTGATCGTGCACGTCTTCGCCGGCACCGCCGAGACCATTCTTTCCGGGGTCATGGCGCTGGTGAACTTCGAACACCTGAACACCCTGGCCGAGTCCGCCGGGGGCTCCTGGCTGCTTGGGGTGGGCTTCGTCATCGTTTTCGGGGTGCTCAATGCCTTCGGCGTCAGCGCGTTCGGCAGGGCCGAGATCATTCTGACTTTCGGCATGTGGACCACGTTGATGGTGTTCGGCGTGCTGGGCCTGATCGCCGCGCCGGCGGTGCAACTGGAAGGCTGGTTCGGCGTCTCGCTGGTGGGCACTGACCTGGTCACTATCCTGTCGCTGGTGGGCATGGCGATGTTCATGTTCGTCGGTTGCGAGTTCGTGACGCCGTTGGCGCCGGACTTGCGCAACTCGGCCAAGGTCATGCCCAAGGCGATGATCCTGGGCTTGTTGAGTGTCGCCTCGTGCATGTTCATCTACGGCGCAGCCATGAAACGCCAGGTGGAAAACGTGTTGCTGGATGCCGCCAGCGGCGTGCATCTGCTGGACACGCCCATGGCGATTCCGCGCTTCGCCGAACAGGTCATGGGCGATATCGGCCCGCTGTGGCTGGGGATCGGCTTTCTGTTTGCCGGTGCGGCGACCATCAATACCCTGATGGCCGGCGTGCCTCGGATTCTCTATGGGATGGCGGTGGACGGCGCTCTGCCGAAGGTTTTCACCTACCTGCATCCTCGTTTCAAGACGCCACTGCTGTGCATCCTGGTGGCGGCGCTGATTCCGTGCCTGCACGCGCTGTGGCTCGGCGGCAACACCGACAACATCATGCACCTGGTGCTGGCGGCGGTGTGTGCCTGGAGTTTCGCCTACCTGCTGGTGACCGTATCGGTGGTCAGCCTGCGGATCCGCCGTCCCGACCTGCCACGGGCCTATCGCTCACCGTGGTTCCCGCTGCCACAGATCCTCTCCAGTGTCGGCATCGTGTTGGGCATGTGGTTCATCACACCACCGGGCATGAACCCGGCGGACATCTACATCCCGTTCGCGGTGATGCTCGGCGGCACCGCGGCCTATGCGTTGTTTTGGACCCTGGTGGTGCAGAAGGTCAATCCATTCAAGCCGGCGTCGGTGGAAGACGTGCTGGCCAAGGAGTTTTCCCATGAACCAGGGCAACCTGTCGGCGAGTTTGACGAACGTGCTGCAAAAACTGTCTGAGCTGTTCAGCGCCAGGCGCGCCCCGGCCGGTTATCGGCCGGGGGTGACCCTGGAGCATGTGCGGCGCAACCTCGGCCTGGCACGTTTCGAGTTATCGGGACCGGCGACGGCGACGCTGGTCAGCGACGACGGCAGCCTTCATTTGGAGGTTGTCGAACGCACCGAATCGCAGCTACTGATGCACTTGGTGATGACGGAGTTCGTGCTGCGCGTACCGGCGTCGATAGAGGGCACGGCGCGCCTGGAACTGCACCATGGCGGGGCCATTCGCCGCAATGGCATTCGCTGCCGGCAGCGGGGCGGGGACACGGCATTGGCGGCCCGGCTCCAGGCGGCCCTGGAGCAGGATCCTCTGCTGTATCAGGCGCTCATGCCGCTGGACTTCAAACGCTTGCGCATCGACCTGCAAGGGCGCGAATGGTGTGTGCGCCTGGAACACATGGGCGGTAGCGAGGTGGTCAACCGCATGCCGGCCTTTCGTCGGTACATTCCTATCGGACAGGCGCAGCGCGTGGCGTTGCTGGCGGTCTTGAGCGGCTTGCAAAGGGCCTTGGGGAGCCTATGACGCTGTTGTGATGCCCTGGCATCAATCCTGCTGTTGCTCTGGCGAACAGGTACTTGTTGCGTGCATATAGATAACATGTTAACTATTGCCGTACAAAAACAATAAGCCACTGCGGAGAGCGCCATGAGCATGCAACAGGTTGGGCAAGACGGGCTGGAATCCTGGAACCGGGATCTGCGCGCCACTTGCGGTCACTTCGAGACGGAGTTGGCGTTTAATCGTGCGTTGTTTATCGGCCAGGTATCGAATTTCTGCCGTGGCGGCCTATCCCTTTCCAACCTGCGTACCAACGCCGGTTCCATCAAGCGTCACTCACCCAATCCGGATCACGACGATGATCAGGACTGCTTGCTGGTCAGCCAGCGCAGTGGC belongs to Pseudomonas sp. B21-028 and includes:
- a CDS encoding alginate export family protein translates to MEHTRHTPLLRRAIGLGIALLVAGPSAQAYELYTDEDTTVTGNFLAVYGMFNSRKNYDGTAGGSSWREGFIKYGLSIEQTLAGTGSVYGTANLVSSGTWGDGDPAGLSDGSERTTKFDEAFAGWRSGDLFPVLGKDGVDLSYGRQVITLGDGFIINDDGLNLGKGPADGEFNRGGAYYLAARHAFDKTAVLRLGGKEGVHGSLMWIKSDNRAQANTEMAAGTLEYTRAPGTLGLTYIHGIDVDDHYASDFQKQREGMDIYSLRGSGNAGIENAHFAFEYAWQDKDAGPEKAWYTEAGYTFADLPWTPDLTYRYSRYSQNWDSMFNGLSRGYGTWFQGEVAANYSGPFNSNTAIQHAGLKLKPTETVTLGALLFDYKTLHTRQALNLDGRELDLYVEWALNEHLIVTPLVGLYKPEKDDSNGGNQVGGNGTNVYSQLVVAVPF
- a CDS encoding APC family permease, which translates into the protein MSINDRLTVHLNRGTVGFPTALASTIGLIMASPVILTATMGFGIGGSAFAVAMLIAVVMMLAQATTFAEAASILPTTGSVYDYINCGMGRFFAITGTLSAYLIVHVFAGTAETILSGVMALVNFEHLNTLAESAGGSWLLGVGFVIVFGVLNAFGVSAFGRAEIILTFGMWTTLMVFGVLGLIAAPAVQLEGWFGVSLVGTDLVTILSLVGMAMFMFVGCEFVTPLAPDLRNSAKVMPKAMILGLLSVASCMFIYGAAMKRQVENVLLDAASGVHLLDTPMAIPRFAEQVMGDIGPLWLGIGFLFAGAATINTLMAGVPRILYGMAVDGALPKVFTYLHPRFKTPLLCILVAALIPCLHALWLGGNTDNIMHLVLAAVCAWSFAYLLVTVSVVSLRIRRPDLPRAYRSPWFPLPQILSSVGIVLGMWFITPPGMNPADIYIPFAVMLGGTAAYALFWTLVVQKVNPFKPASVEDVLAKEFSHEPGQPVGEFDERAAKTV
- a CDS encoding DUF3156 family protein; translated protein: MNQGNLSASLTNVLQKLSELFSARRAPAGYRPGVTLEHVRRNLGLARFELSGPATATLVSDDGSLHLEVVERTESQLLMHLVMTEFVLRVPASIEGTARLELHHGGAIRRNGIRCRQRGGDTALAARLQAALEQDPLLYQALMPLDFKRLRIDLQGREWCVRLEHMGGSEVVNRMPAFRRYIPIGQAQRVALLAVLSGLQRALGSL